From the genome of Rhineura floridana isolate rRhiFlo1 chromosome 7, rRhiFlo1.hap2, whole genome shotgun sequence, one region includes:
- the SNORC gene encoding protein SNORC codes for MLLALDQNKLRNQEYPQGPIPTLWNDPPELPSGGGPLEATTTARFSDSPGFPPYTTDYEPEDTTHLHHLDNGNGSLGPGAIGAIVIAALLGTSVIVALIVITLRKFSAS; via the exons ATGCTTCTAGCATTGGATCAGAACAAGCTGAGAAATCAAG AATACCCCCAAGGTCCTATCCCTACACTGTGGAATGATCCACCAGAGCTGCCCTCAGGAGGAGGACCCTTAGAAGCCACCACCACAGCCCGCTTCTCCGATTCTCCAGGATTCCCGCCTTACACCACCGATTATGAACCAGAGGACACGACCCATCTTCACCATCTGGATAATGGGAACG GGTCTCTGGGTCCTGGAGCCATTGGTGCCATAGTAATTGCTGCTCTGCTGGGCACATCTGTGATTGTGGCCTTGATTGTCATCACCCTGCGAAAGTTTTCAGCTTcctga